A window from Chiloscyllium punctatum isolate Juve2018m chromosome 3, sChiPun1.3, whole genome shotgun sequence encodes these proteins:
- the LOC140456037 gene encoding EH domain-containing protein 3-like isoform X4: MKPLVDVTGRGRRAGAGAVSSCGSLKRSGFGGDFQEEGRASGFKEVIVVAVNCCFSLGLHFPRLSGSMFSWLGAHDRGKKDPEVFQTVTDGLKKLYKSKLLPLEEHYRFHEFHSPALDNADFDNKPMLLLVGQYSTGKTTFIR; the protein is encoded by the coding sequence ATGAAGCCGTTGGTTGACGTCACTGGAAGAGGACGGCGCGCGGGGGCGGGAGCTGTCTCGAGCTGCGGCTCCTTAAAGCGGAGCGGCTTCGGGGGAGACTTTCAGGAGGAGGGACGGGCTTCGGGCTTTAAGGAGGTTATTGTTGTCGCTGTAAACTGCTGCTTTAGTCTGGGTTTACATTTTCCCAGGTTATCCGGCAGCATGTTCAGCTGGCTGGGGGCGCATGACCGCGGCAAGAAGGATCCCGAGGTATTTCAGACGGTGACGGACGGCCTGAAGAAGCTCTACAAAAGCAAGCTGCTTCCCCTGGAGGAACATTACCGCTTCCACGAGTTCCACTCGCCCGCCCTGGACAATGCGGATTTCGACAACAAGCCCATGCTGCTGCTGGTCGGTCAGTACTCCACCGGCAAGACCAC